In Xiphophorus maculatus strain JP 163 A chromosome 2, X_maculatus-5.0-male, whole genome shotgun sequence, one genomic interval encodes:
- the LOC102235655 gene encoding aryl hydrocarbon receptor nuclear translocator-like protein 2 isoform X2, whose amino-acid sequence MSAQNAAAGGGDRAGSEPADDVLVEEEQSNSLPSLMTPSITSGMSSSMDMPRKRKGSTDNQDSKLAMISDADMEDDQNRSDGEDQHVKIKCFREPHSQIEKRRRDKMNNLIDKLSAMIPTCNPMSRKLDKLTVLRMAVQHLKSLKGSASSFSEASSKPSFLPEEELKHLVLKAELIGQSLFDYIHPKDMGKVKEQLSASELHPRERLIDAKTGLQVQADLPIGASRLCSGARRSFFCRMKYNKIPVKIEEKETQANTSKKKESQKYCTVHCTGYMRSWPTSQMGAEGEGEGDKQDSSYFSCLVAVGRVHSHSAPQVNGEVRVKPTEFVTRYAMDGKFTFVDQRATTILGYLPQELLGTSCYEYFHQDDLLHLADRHRKVLRSREKIETNCYKFKTKYGSFVTLQSQWFSFVNPWNKEVEYIVSTNTVISYDNSRTARSGHKSEQSGNSKASEDCKKSLPVIPGISSTSGTMIYAGSIGTQIANELLDFNKLNSSPSSGNVSPFSLTQEKSPQTLNQITNSVPNGETSDMEIPGKSSSDGEPQGASFPGGDSLMGENSQLDLDSVVGPSLNSFSTDEAAMAVIMSLLETDTNLGEAVDFEEMHWSL is encoded by the exons ATGTCGGCGCAGAACGCAGCGGCTGGCGGCGGTGACAGAGCGGGAAGCGAACCGGCAG ATGATGTGCTGGTTGAGGAAGAACAGAGCAATTCTCTGCCCAGCTTGATGACCCCATCCATAACATCTGGTATGTCCTCGAGTATGGACATGCCAAGGAAGCGCAAGGGAAGCACAGACAACCA GGATTCAAAATTGGCTATGATTAGCGATGCAGATATGGAAGATGACCAAAACAG gTCAGACGGAGAGGACCaacatgtcaaaattaaatGCTTCAG GGAACCACACAGCCAAATCGAGAAGAGGAGACGAGACAAAATGAACAATCTTATTGACAAACTTTCAGCCATGATCCCCACATGTAACCCCATGTCCCGTAAACTGGACAAACTCACGGTGCTCAGAATGGCAGTGCAGCACCTCAAATCCCTCAAAG GTTCAGCAAGCTCCTTTTCTGAAGCGAGCTCCAAACCATCATTTCTTCCCGAGGAAGAGCTTAAACATCTTGTCCTCAAG GCGGAGCTGATTGGACAGAGCCTGTTTGACTATATACACCCCAAGGACATGGGAAAAGTGAAGGAGCAACTGTCTGCTTCTGAATTGCACCCTCGTGAGCGGCTAATAGATGCTAAAA CTGGTCTGCAGGTTCAGGCTGACCTTCCCATCGGTGCGTCACGGTTGTGCTCAGGCGCCCGGCGCTCCTTCTTTTGTCGCATGAAGTACAACAAGATACCTGTGAAAATTGAAGAAAAGGAAACCCAGGCAAACACCTCTAAAAAGAAAG agtcaCAGAAATACTGCACAGTCCACTGCACCGGCTATATGCGCAGTTGGCCAACCAGTCAGATGGGAGCagagggggaaggagagggagacaAGCAGGACAGCTCCTACTTTAGCTGCCTGGTGGCGGTGGGACGCGTCCATTCACACTCAGCTCCGCAAGTTAACGGAGAAGTCCGAGTTAAACCCACCGAGTTTGTTACACGCTACGCCATGGATGGAAAATTCACCTTTGTTGATCAAAG agCAACAACCATTCTGGGTTATCTTCCCCAAGAATTGCTGGGAACGTCGTGCTACGAGTACTTCCATCAAGATGACTTACTACATTTAGCCGATCGACATCGAAAAG TCTTGCGAAGTCGGGAGAAAATAGAGACAAACTGctataaattcaaaacaaaatacggCTCTTTTGTCACTCTGCAAAGTCAGTGGTTTAGTTTTGTCAATCCTTGGAACAAAGAAGTCGAATACATAGTGTCAACCAACACAGTAATATC GTATGACAACAGTCGAACAGCGCGATCTGGACACAAGTCTGAACAGTCGGGCAATTCCAAGGCTTCAGAAG ACTGCAAGAAGTCCCTTCCAGTTATACCAGGCATCTCCTCTACATCTGGAACTATGATATACGCCGGAAGTATTGGGACACAGATTGCCAATGAGCTGCTGGATTTCAACAA GCTGAATTCATCACCTTCTAGTGGGAACGTCAGTCCATTCAGTCTGACACAGGAGAAATCTCCCCAAACACTCAATCAGATCACCAACAGT gtGCCAAACGGAGAAACTTCTGACATGGAGATCCCAGGAAAGTCGAGCTCAGACGGTGAACCTCAAGGGGCTTCGTTCCCAGGCGGAGACTCGCTGATGG GGGAGAATTCCCAGCTGGATTTGGACAGTGTTGTTGGACCCAGCCTGAACAGTTTCAGCACCGACGAAGCGGCCATGGCAGTGATCATGAGCCTGCTGGAGACCGACACAAACTTGGGAGAAGCCGTAGACTTCGAAGAGATGCACTGGTCTTTATAA
- the LOC102235655 gene encoding aryl hydrocarbon receptor nuclear translocator-like protein 2 isoform X1: MSAQNAAAGGGDRAGSEPADDVLVEEEQSNSLPSLMTPSITSGMSSSMDMPRKRKGSTDNQDSKLAMISDADMEDDQNRSDGEDQHVKIKCFREPHSQIEKRRRDKMNNLIDKLSAMIPTCNPMSRKLDKLTVLRMAVQHLKSLKGSASSFSEASSKPSFLPEEELKHLVLKAADGFLFVVGCDRGKIVFVSESVTKILNYSRAELIGQSLFDYIHPKDMGKVKEQLSASELHPRERLIDAKTGLQVQADLPIGASRLCSGARRSFFCRMKYNKIPVKIEEKETQANTSKKKESQKYCTVHCTGYMRSWPTSQMGAEGEGEGDKQDSSYFSCLVAVGRVHSHSAPQVNGEVRVKPTEFVTRYAMDGKFTFVDQRATTILGYLPQELLGTSCYEYFHQDDLLHLADRHRKVLRSREKIETNCYKFKTKYGSFVTLQSQWFSFVNPWNKEVEYIVSTNTVISYDNSRTARSGHKSEQSGNSKASEDCKKSLPVIPGISSTSGTMIYAGSIGTQIANELLDFNKLNSSPSSGNVSPFSLTQEKSPQTLNQITNSVPNGETSDMEIPGKSSSDGEPQGASFPGGDSLMGENSQLDLDSVVGPSLNSFSTDEAAMAVIMSLLETDTNLGEAVDFEEMHWSL, from the exons ATGTCGGCGCAGAACGCAGCGGCTGGCGGCGGTGACAGAGCGGGAAGCGAACCGGCAG ATGATGTGCTGGTTGAGGAAGAACAGAGCAATTCTCTGCCCAGCTTGATGACCCCATCCATAACATCTGGTATGTCCTCGAGTATGGACATGCCAAGGAAGCGCAAGGGAAGCACAGACAACCA GGATTCAAAATTGGCTATGATTAGCGATGCAGATATGGAAGATGACCAAAACAG gTCAGACGGAGAGGACCaacatgtcaaaattaaatGCTTCAG GGAACCACACAGCCAAATCGAGAAGAGGAGACGAGACAAAATGAACAATCTTATTGACAAACTTTCAGCCATGATCCCCACATGTAACCCCATGTCCCGTAAACTGGACAAACTCACGGTGCTCAGAATGGCAGTGCAGCACCTCAAATCCCTCAAAG GTTCAGCAAGCTCCTTTTCTGAAGCGAGCTCCAAACCATCATTTCTTCCCGAGGAAGAGCTTAAACATCTTGTCCTCAAG GCTGCAGATGGGTTCCTGTTTGTAGTGGGCTGTGATCGCGggaaaatagtttttgtctCAGAGTCCGTGACAAAGATATTAAATTATAGTCGG GCGGAGCTGATTGGACAGAGCCTGTTTGACTATATACACCCCAAGGACATGGGAAAAGTGAAGGAGCAACTGTCTGCTTCTGAATTGCACCCTCGTGAGCGGCTAATAGATGCTAAAA CTGGTCTGCAGGTTCAGGCTGACCTTCCCATCGGTGCGTCACGGTTGTGCTCAGGCGCCCGGCGCTCCTTCTTTTGTCGCATGAAGTACAACAAGATACCTGTGAAAATTGAAGAAAAGGAAACCCAGGCAAACACCTCTAAAAAGAAAG agtcaCAGAAATACTGCACAGTCCACTGCACCGGCTATATGCGCAGTTGGCCAACCAGTCAGATGGGAGCagagggggaaggagagggagacaAGCAGGACAGCTCCTACTTTAGCTGCCTGGTGGCGGTGGGACGCGTCCATTCACACTCAGCTCCGCAAGTTAACGGAGAAGTCCGAGTTAAACCCACCGAGTTTGTTACACGCTACGCCATGGATGGAAAATTCACCTTTGTTGATCAAAG agCAACAACCATTCTGGGTTATCTTCCCCAAGAATTGCTGGGAACGTCGTGCTACGAGTACTTCCATCAAGATGACTTACTACATTTAGCCGATCGACATCGAAAAG TCTTGCGAAGTCGGGAGAAAATAGAGACAAACTGctataaattcaaaacaaaatacggCTCTTTTGTCACTCTGCAAAGTCAGTGGTTTAGTTTTGTCAATCCTTGGAACAAAGAAGTCGAATACATAGTGTCAACCAACACAGTAATATC GTATGACAACAGTCGAACAGCGCGATCTGGACACAAGTCTGAACAGTCGGGCAATTCCAAGGCTTCAGAAG ACTGCAAGAAGTCCCTTCCAGTTATACCAGGCATCTCCTCTACATCTGGAACTATGATATACGCCGGAAGTATTGGGACACAGATTGCCAATGAGCTGCTGGATTTCAACAA GCTGAATTCATCACCTTCTAGTGGGAACGTCAGTCCATTCAGTCTGACACAGGAGAAATCTCCCCAAACACTCAATCAGATCACCAACAGT gtGCCAAACGGAGAAACTTCTGACATGGAGATCCCAGGAAAGTCGAGCTCAGACGGTGAACCTCAAGGGGCTTCGTTCCCAGGCGGAGACTCGCTGATGG GGGAGAATTCCCAGCTGGATTTGGACAGTGTTGTTGGACCCAGCCTGAACAGTTTCAGCACCGACGAAGCGGCCATGGCAGTGATCATGAGCCTGCTGGAGACCGACACAAACTTGGGAGAAGCCGTAGACTTCGAAGAGATGCACTGGTCTTTATAA